A stretch of DNA from Streptomyces rubradiris:
GCTGGCCGACGGCGTGCTGAAGGAGACCGGAGCCCCCGTGGAGTGAACCCCGGCGTGTGACGTAGCCCGCGTCCGAGGCTCCGCGCCCGGCGGGCCGACCACCGAACACGTCTCGACGGTTCCCCATGCCCCAGTCCGCTCCGCTCGCCCAGGGCCTCGTCCGCGTTCTGGACGGCCGGCGCGTCCCACCGTCGCCACGGTGCTGGGGGAGGCGCTGCGCGAGACCCGCGGGTTCCTCGCCGAACTGGAACGGCTCGGCGAGGAACTCGCCCGCATCCCGCAGCACGACCCCGGCCACCAGGTACTCCTCGACACCTACGGCAGGCGGCTGGAGCAGGCTCAGCACCGCGAGTCCTGGGCCGCCGGCCGCCGCGCGGCCCTGGTGCTGGACGGACCTAAGCCTCGGCACGGTCGGCCACGACCACGCGCTGGGCCGGCTGTCCGGCGGGGGCAGCGCGGCCGGCTCGCCCTGGCCGCGCTGCTCGTACGACGCCCCTGGCGCGCTGCCGCTCGACGGGCCGACCAACCATCTCTCCCCTCGGCCGTGCGATGAACTGGAGGAGGCCCTGGGCTCGGGCCCCGCCGCCATCACCCGTCGCCAACCACGACCGCCGGCTGCGGGGGTGGTGGCAGGACCGGGAGACGGACGGCGGGAGAGCCCGGCCACGGCCCGACCGGGAGCCTGAGCCGCCGGGCGCCGCGGGTGGTGACGGGTTGTCGTACTCCACATCAGTCACCCGTCAAGGCGGCCCCTTGGACACGATCACGCCCGCCGACGAGTCGGACGTCCGGGAGGCGACCACAGCCTATGGAGACGACCCGGGCCCAGGGCGGCGGGGTGTCCGGGACGTAATCGGGGTCCGTCTCGTCGACGGCGTGGGCGGGACGGGGGAACAGGCCGACGACGGTCCGGCAGGCCGGCTCCTCCGAGGGCCAGGGTGTCTGGCCGTCCGTCAGGGCGACGATCACGTCCGGGCGCGGCCGGGAGCCGAGCGCCCGGACGAAGCCGGAGCGCAGGTCGGTGCCCCCGCCTCCGATCAGTTCGATGTTCTCGGCACGGCAGAGGGGCACGGCGATCCCGGCCGCCGCGTCGCAGGAGATCACCGAAACCAGGTCGCGTCGCCCTCCCACGGCCCGCGAGATCGCCGCCACTTCCAGCAGCGCGCTGCCCAGTTCGGCGTCGCTCACCGACCCGGAGGTGTCGATGACGACGCAGACCCGGGGCGGCGTACGACGCAGGCTCGGCAGCACCACGCCGGGGACGGACGCGGAGCGCCGGGACGGACGCCGATAGGTGTGGTTCTCGCCCGCCCCGGGCGCGCTCGCCGCCGAGCGAACCGCCGCCCCGAGCAACTGCCGCCACGGCTGCGGCGGATGGAACACCTCGTCGGCCCATCGGCGCCAGCCGTCCGGCGTGTTGCCCGGCTCGCCCTTGATTCCCTCGGCCACCCGGAAGCGGACCGCGTCACGCTGCTGCCTGGTCAGCCCGTGGGCGCCGGCAGGCCCCAGCTCCCACGGCCGCTGTCGGCCGTCGGCGCCGCTGCCACAGTCCAGCCAGGCCAGGTCCGCGGCGAGCGAGGACATCGACGCCGTCCGCAGGTACTCCTCCATCAGCATCCCGGAGGGCAGCCGCAGCAGCGACGGCAGCACCGCTCCGGTGGGCCGGGGCAGGCCGTCGCCGTAGATGTCGTCGTTGATCTCGAAGTCCGCGGCGATGTTCTGTCGCAGCCGCTCGCCCGGCCCGTGCCGATCATGCTCCCGTGCGTACCGCTCGCTCCGCTCGTGGTGGTCGCGCAGCAGATGGGAGACCTCGTGCACCCAGACGCCCGCCAGTTCCTCCACCGGGGTGCGCGCCACGAAGCCGGGCGAGACGTAACAGCGCCAGTACGCGTCCACCGCCATCGTCGGGACCGAGCGGTCCGCCACGATGTGCAGCGCGAAGAGCGCGTCGGCCAGATAGGGACGGACCTTCACCGCGTGCAGCCTCGCGGCCAGCAGCTT
This window harbors:
- a CDS encoding DUF2201 family putative metallopeptidase; translated protein: MEKLLAARLHAVKVRPYLADALFALHIVADRSVPTMAVDAYWRCYVSPGFVARTPVEELAGVWVHEVSHLLRDHHERSERYAREHDRHGPGERLRQNIAADFEINDDIYGDGLPRPTGAVLPSLLRLPSGMLMEEYLRTASMSSLAADLAWLDCGSGADGRQRPWELGPAGAHGLTRQQRDAVRFRVAEGIKGEPGNTPDGWRRWADEVFHPPQPWRQLLGAAVRSAASAPGAGENHTYRRPSRRSASVPGVVLPSLRRTPPRVCVVIDTSGSVSDAELGSALLEVAAISRAVGGRRDLVSVISCDAAAGIAVPLCRAENIELIGGGGTDLRSGFVRALGSRPRPDVIVALTDGQTPWPSEEPACRTVVGLFPRPAHAVDETDPDYVPDTPPPWARVVSIGCGRLPDVRLVGGRDRVQGAALTGD